The following proteins are co-located in the Castanea sativa cultivar Marrone di Chiusa Pesio chromosome 8, ASM4071231v1 genome:
- the LOC142606945 gene encoding germin-like protein subfamily 1 member 16, producing the protein MLYTHPSPKQEKYYTIREITSKNMMKVVIVAILALATTLVSAYDPSPLQDFCVAINNTDSAVFVNGKFCKDPATVTANDFFFPGLNIPGNTAASKLGSSVNLVNVDKLPGLNTLGISLARLDFAPYGLNPPHIHPRGTELLVVMEGTLLVGFVTSNPNKLFTKVLNKGDVFVFPIGLIHFQFNIGQTNAVAFAGLSSQNPGLITIANAVFGSNPPINPDVLAKAFQLDKNVVDYLQKQF; encoded by the exons ATGCTATATACCCATCCCTCACCCAAGCAAGAAAAATACTACACAATAAGAGAAATAACATCAAAAAATATGATGAAAGTTGTAATTGTGGCCATTTTGGCTTTGGCAACCACCCTTGTTTCAGCTTATGACCCCAGTCCTTTGCAAGACTTTTGTGTCGCAATTAACAACACCGATTCTGCTG TATTTGtgaatggaaaattttgcaagGACCCAGCAACTGTCACAGCCAACGATTTTTTCTTTCCCGGACTCAATATTCCTGGAAACACAGCTGCAAGTAAACTCGGATCAAGTGTCAATCTTGTGAATGTCGATAAATTACCTGGTCTCAACACTCTAGGCATATCTTTGGCTCGTCTTGACTTTGCACCATATGGCCTGAATCCTCCTCACATTCACCCTCGCGGCACTGAGCTTTTGGTAGTCATGGAGGGTACTCTCTTGGTTGGATTCGTCACATCCAACCCAAACAAACTCTTCACCAAAGTTCTAAACAAGGGAGACGTCTTTGTATTCCCAATTGGTCTTATTCACTTCCAATTCAACATAGGGCAGACCAATGCTGTTGCCTTTGCTGGTCTCAGTAGTCAAAATCCTGGGTTGATCACCATAGCAAACGCGGTCTTTGGGTCTAATCCTCCAATCAATCCTGATGTCCTCGCCAAGGCCTTCCAGTTGGACAAGAATGTAGTCGATTATCTTCAGAAACAATTCTAG
- the LOC142606952 gene encoding germin-like protein subfamily 1 member 7 → MMKVVIVAILALATTLVSAYDPSPLQDFCVAINNTDSAVFVNGKFCKDPATVTANDFFFPGLNIPGNTAASKLGSSVNLVNVDKLPGLNTLGISLARLDFAPYGLNPPHIHPRGTELLVVMEGTLLVGFVTSNPNKLFTKVLNKGDVFVFPIGLIHFQFNIGQTNAVAFAGLSSQNPGLITIANAVFGSNPPINPDVLTKAFQLDKNVVDYLQKQF, encoded by the exons ATGATGAAAGTTGTAATTGTGGCCATTTTGGCTTTGGCAACCACCCTTGTTTCAGCTTATGACCCCAGTCCTTTGCAAGACTTTTGTGTCGCAATTAACAACACCGATTCTGCTG TATTTGtgaatggaaaattttgcaagGACCCAGCAACTGTCACAGCCAACGATTTTTTCTTTCCTGGACTCAATATTCCTGGAAACACAGCTGCAAGTAAACTCGGATCAAGTGTCAATCTTGTGAACGTCGATAAATTACCTGGTCTCAACACTCTAGGCATATCTTTGGCTCGTCTCGACTTTGCACCATATGGCCTGAATCCTCCTCACATTCACCCTCGCGGCACTGAGCTTTTGGTAGTCATGGAGGGTACTCTCTTGGTTGGATTCGTCACATCCAACCCAAACAAACTCTTCACCAAAGTTCTAAACAAGGGAGACGTCTTTGTATTCCCAATTGGTCTTATCCACTTCCAATTCAACATAGGGCAGACCAATGCTGTTGCCTTTGCTGGTCTCAGCAGTCAAAATCCTGGGTTGATCACCATAGCAAACGCGGTCTTTGGGTCTAATCCTCCAATCAATCCTGATGTCCTCACCAAGGCCTTCCAGTTGGACAAGAATGTAGTTGATTATCTTCAGAAACAATTCTAG